ACTGTTCAATGATGTAATCGGCCCCGGTCGGCAAAGGCAGTTTTTCGATGACAGTGCCACCGGCTCGCATCAATTCCGTTCCATGACTGCCCATGATGTGGAATGGCGGTTTTGTTTGCGAAACGGGCAAGCGGGCCAGCATATTTGCCGCCGACCGCCCGGTAATCATTGTAAAGGACACGTTCGGATGATTGATCAGCGACCGAATCCCCACCAACGCATTGCGATCAATCTTGGCCCGCAACGGGTCATTGCCGGACTGGCACAACGTGTCATCAAAATCGCTGAAAATCTGCACACGCTCGCCCGCACGGATTGCGGTGGAAACGCGATCAACCAATGTTTTTATATCCATTGTCTTATACCCTGTTCAATGAAGCCCGTTTAATTAGGCCTTGCGCGGTTTTCCCGGCGTTGGACCTTTGGGGATGGATCGCAATTGGCGTTCCTGCCCCAGATCATTTTCAATCGTGGCCAATGAGGCCGCCAATTGTTCGTTGATGTTGCCGCCATCAATAATGCCCGTCTGCGGCACCAGGCCCAGACGTTTGGCAACATCCTGATACGCTTCGATCACACCGCCCAGATCATGGCGGAAACGATCCTTGTCCAGCTTCTCACCCGTTTGCGCATCCCACAGACGGCAATTATCCGGTGAAATTTCATCGGCCAAGAACAGATACAATTCCCCGAATTCGCCGTGCATGCGACCAAATTCCAATTTGAAATCGACCAGACGCAAACCAACCCCGGTGAACAGGCCGTTCAAATAATCATTGATCCGCCATGCCATGGCCAGCAGCTCGTCCAGCTCATACGGGTCGAGCCAGTTGAACGCGATGATGTGGTCTTCGTTCACCAACGCGTCGCCGCTTTCGGCCTTCTTGTAATAAAATTCCACCACCGGGCGGGGCAGGATTGTCCCCTCTTTCACACCCAGGCGCTGGCACACCGGACCGGCGGCAATGTTCCGTACAACAACCGACAACGGGATCATGTCCAGCTGGCGCACCAGCTGTTCGCGCATATTGACGGATTTCAGGAAATGGGTCGGAATGCCGATCGTTTCCAGACGCGTCATCAAATGCGCGGAAATGCGGTTGTTCAACACGCCCTTGCCCGCGATCACGGCTTTTTTCGAATTGTTGAACGCGCTGGCGTCATCCTTGAAATACTGGATCACCGTTCCCGGCTCCGGTCCTTCATAGATGATCTTGGCCGCGCCTTCATAAATCACGCGACGTCTTGACGTCCGCGGGTCTTTGTTCCACATCATGGGCACAACTTTACAGAATGGGGTCGATAAGGCCCCTATATAACCATGGATTCAGCGGCTTTCAAATGCTAGATTTGGGCCGAAATTCGCATTTTTAACCCCGACCAAGAGGACCGGACAGTATGTCGAGCTTTAATGACCGCAAGGACGCTTTTGAAAACAAATTCGCCCATGACGAAGGCCTGCGCTTCCGGGTCGAAGCCCGCACCTGCAAGCTGTTTGGCCTGTGGGTTGCGGAACAGCTGGGCCTGAACGGTGCCGATGCCACCACCTATGCCGGCGAAGTCGTCGCCGCCAACCTGGAAGAAGCCGGATTTGACGATGTGAAACGCAAGGTCCGCCCGGATATTGATGCCAAGGGGCTGGATATTTCCGACCACATGCTGGACACGATGCTGGACCAGTTCGCCCAAACGGCCAAAGAACAGATCATGGCGGAATAACCCCAAACCGGGTGACCGATTAAAAAAGCCCCGTAAAACGGGGACGTTTTTATATTCAATTTTTTTGTTTTGTGTTCCCTAGTCCAACTCGCGGCTGGGTCTCTTAATCGGACCCGTAACCTTCGAACGTGCGCCTGTGGGAAGTCTCTGTCGCGGACTTTTGCACAGGGCGTGACCACCTCTTCAAATTTGGTATGGGAGAATTGTTAGCCAAGCGGGACTGGGGATGCAAGCAATAATCCATCCTTTCGCTACAAAATCACGTAATAAAGTTGCGAATATCAGCATTTTTTCCGAAAATTCGGTCTTTTGCGGCGCATCATGCCATTTTTTCGCCCTTTTTCACCACCCAAACCACCCCTGCCCCACCCCCGTTTTTCGCGTTTTGCGAACCGGGATGGTAGGATGAAAGAATAAGCCAGCCAGACAGAGACCTTCGCAAGCCGCTTCCGCTGGCCCGATTCCCTTGCTATGGCTTAAAGACCCTTTAAAAACAGGCACAAGGATAGGCGCACAAAGATGGCGACATTCTCCCTCCCCACGCTGAAACGCGGCATCAAGCTGGATATTCCGCTCTCCGTTGCAGGGTTGATGCTGGCCGGGGCGGCGGCGACGGATTACCCGCTGAACAATATCGGCCTGATCGGGGCGGTCATCGGCATCGTTTTCTTTATGGCGCGGGAGGCGGACCGCCTGTTCACCGGGCGCGCACGCACCGCCGTTCTGGTGTGGTGGATGGCGTGTTTATGTGTGCTGTTCGTGGTCAACATCCCGGTGGCTTTGATTATGACCCTCTTGCCCAGCGTGGTGTATGCCCGCCGTCACCGGGCCCAGGCCGCCCTCTCCGACGATTTTTTGATGGCCATGAAAGACCGGGGATACCGGCTGATCATCCTGGCCATGGTGTTTATGGTCGCCACGGCGGCCCTGTACGGGTTCAAAGTGGTCCCAAAAATCATGGATAAACAGGCGATAGAACTGGAAAGCTATTCCAAAGTCTCTATTTAACTCCCGGAAAAGCCGCTGAAAAGTCCGCGAAAACTTGCGCATTTTTGAGCGCGTGAGTATGCTAAACCCATCAGAAGGATACGGAAGTAACGCCATGGGCATGACCGCCGCCGCCATTGAAGACTTGATCCGCCAGGGCATCCCCGATGCACAGGTTCAAATTTCCGATCTGCGCGGTGATGGGGACCATTATGCGGCGTATATCGTGTCGGAATCCTTCCGCGGGAAAAGCCGCGTGCAGCAGCACCAGATGGTCTATGCCGCGCTTCAGGGAAAAATGGGGGCCGAGCTGCACGCACTGGCCATCCAAACCGCAGTACCGCCAGAAGAATAATGGAATCAGAAACACTGCGTAAAGAAAGAGAGTGACGAGGAATGGATAATATTATTTTCGACCGCATCCGCAGCGAAATCACCGCCAACGATGTTGTTTTGTTTATGAAGGGCACCGCCGTGTTCCCGCAATGTGGCTTTTCCGCTGCGGCTGCGCAAATTCTGACCCAACTGAATATCGCCTTCAAGGATATCAACGTGCTGGAAGATAGCGGCATCCGTCAGGGGATCAAGGATTTCGCCCAGTGGCCCACCATTCCGCAATTGTACGTCAAGGGCGAGTTTATCGGCGGCTGCGACATCATGCGCGAAATGTTCGCCAGCGGTGAATTGCAAGATCTGCTGCGCGACAAGGGCGTGGCCTTCAGCGACGCGGCATAAGCTTCGACCGCACAATTTTTCCAATAAAAAGACCGGATCGCTCCGGTCTTTTTATTACTCGGATTTTTAATGCGATGGCCCGGTTTGTACGGCCTCAACGGTCTTGATCCGGCGAGCATCCATTTCAACCACGGTCAGGGTCCAATCCCCAATCGTCATGGTATGGCCGATATCCGGCACGTGGCTGGCCTGGGACAGGATCAATCCGGCCACCGTGGCATAATCACCATCGGGCAAATCCGGCAGATTCAACAATTCCTGCACATCTTCGACCGGGGTCAGACCATCAATCGTATATCCCTTGGCCGTTTCGGTATAAGACGGAGCCGAGGCGACATCTTCCAGCCCCGGAATTTCACCGGCAATCGCTTCGAGAATATCCATGTGTGTGACCACGCCTTGCGTCGCGCCATATTCATCGACCACCAGAACGATGTCCTTCGGATGTTCCTTAAACAATTCCAGCAAGCGCAGAATATCCGTCGTTTCATGCACGGTCAGGGGGGCGTGAAGCGTGCGGTCAATATGCGGAACACCATCACGGATATAGGCCGAGAGCAGATCATCCTTGTCGATAATGCCCACAACGTTATCAATATCACCCCGTGTCGCGATAATGCGCGAGTACGGGCTGGATTCAATTTCCGCCAGAATGGCGTCCGGTTCATCATCCAGATCAATCCAGTGCAGATCCGGGCGGGGTGTCATAACCGATCGCGCATCCCGGTTGGTCAAGGCCAGAATACTGCGGATCATTTTTTCTTCTTCGGGTTTGAAAATATCCGTGTTTGGATTGTTTTTCATCAACGAGATCATGTCCATTTCACTGACCCCGTCATCGTCATGGCCCGTGGTTCCCTTGCCCGTCAACAGGCGCAAAACCGCATCCGTTGTTTTCTGGCGATAATCTGTTGTATCGGCCAGACGACGGCGATGTTTGGCCAACGCCGTCTGGTTGAACGCTTCGATCAGAAGCGAGAAACCGATGGCCGCATACAGATACCCCTTCGGAATATGCGCCCCCATCCCCTCAGCGACCAGAGAGAAACCAACCAGCAGAAGGAAACCCAAACAGAGCATGATCACCGTCGGGTGGGCATTCACAAAGCGGGTCAGCGGCTTGCTGGCCACAATCATGATGCCGATCGCCACCGTGACCGCGCAAATCATCATACCGACATCATGGGTCATGCCCACCGCGGTAATCACGGCGTCCAGCGAGAACACGGCATCCAGAACAACGATCTGGGCCACCACGACGCCAAAGCTGGGAACAACACTGACATTTCTGTTCCCGTGACCAAACCCTTCCAACCGGCCATGAATTTCCGATGTGGCCTTCATCAACAGGAACAAACCGCCCCCCAGAAGGATCAGATCACGACCGGAAAATTCCATTCCCATGACCGCGAACAATGGCGCGGTCAGCGTGACCATCCACGAAATACTGAGCAACAGAACCACGCGCATCAACAGCGCAAGGATCAGGCCGATCACACGGGCCTTATCACGCTGATGCGGGGGCAGTTTATCGGCGAGAATTGCGATAAAGACGAGGTTATCAACACCCAGAATAATTTCGAGAAGAACCAGCGTCCCGAAACCCGCCCACATTGTGGGGTCCAACATCCATTCCATGGCTTTTGAAAACCGCTCCTTTCGTCGTTACGTCAGTTGCGCGGCAATTTGCTATCGCGATGAATATTGGCGGATATGATCAAACCGAACCCGATCATGGCCGCCAGCATGGATGTCCCACCATAGGACACCAGCGGCAACGGAATCCCCACAACCGGGATTAACCCCATAACCATAGCAATATTGATAAACACATAAAGGGAGAAGTTCACCATCAGACCAAAGGCCAGCAAGCGCCCATACACATGGCGACAGCGGAACGAAATCCAGCCGCAGTATATGAAAATCAACAGCAACAGGCCCAACAACACCAAGCCACCGGTCAGACCCCATTCTTCGGCCCACAGCGTGAAAATAAAGTCCGTTTGTTTTTCCGGCAGGAAGTTCAGGTGGCTCTGGCTGCCGTTCAGGAAGCCTTTGCCCTCAATCCCGCCAGACCCCAGCGCGATTTTCGATTGCATAATGTGGTAACCAGAGCCCAGCGGATCGGCCTCTGGATCGAGGAAGGTCAGAACGCGTTGTTTCTGGTAATCGTGCATATAGAAATGCCAGACCAGTGGAATGGCCGCCAGCCCCGCCGCAATCCCGACGATAAACAGCCAGATCGGCGCGCCGCCTAAGAAGAACAACGCGGCCCCGTCCACCACCAGCATCACCGCCGTACCCAGGTTTGGCTGTAACAACACCAAACCGACAGGCGCAAGGATCAACAAGGCGGGCGGGATCAGGAAGGTTAAACGCCGCAAATCTTCGGACCGCGCCCCATTAAAATACCGCGCCAGCGCCATGACCAGTGCCAGCTTCATCAATTCCGATGGCTGAATCTGCATAAAGCCCAGATTGATCCAGCGTTGGGCACCCATGCCGATCTGCCCCATAAATTCGACGAAGATCAGCATGACAAATCCGGCGGCATAAATCAGATACGACATGTTGTACCAGAAGCGCTGATCAATCAGCGCCACAATGATCATGGCCACCATACAGAAGATAAAACGCACCGTTTGGCGCGACGCCCACGGGTCCATATTGCCGTTGCC
The window above is part of the Micavibrio aeruginosavorus ARL-13 genome. Proteins encoded here:
- the purC gene encoding phosphoribosylaminoimidazolesuccinocarboxamide synthase; translated protein: MMWNKDPRTSRRRVIYEGAAKIIYEGPEPGTVIQYFKDDASAFNNSKKAVIAGKGVLNNRISAHLMTRLETIGIPTHFLKSVNMREQLVRQLDMIPLSVVVRNIAAGPVCQRLGVKEGTILPRPVVEFYYKKAESGDALVNEDHIIAFNWLDPYELDELLAMAWRINDYLNGLFTGVGLRLVDFKLEFGRMHGEFGELYLFLADEISPDNCRLWDAQTGEKLDKDRFRHDLGGVIEAYQDVAKRLGLVPQTGIIDGGNINEQLAASLATIENDLGQERQLRSIPKGPTPGKPRKA
- a CDS encoding DUF1476 domain-containing protein, whose product is MSSFNDRKDAFENKFAHDEGLRFRVEARTCKLFGLWVAEQLGLNGADATTYAGEVVAANLEEAGFDDVKRKVRPDIDAKGLDISDHMLDTMLDQFAQTAKEQIMAE
- a CDS encoding BolA family protein, whose product is MGMTAAAIEDLIRQGIPDAQVQISDLRGDGDHYAAYIVSESFRGKSRVQQHQMVYAALQGKMGAELHALAIQTAVPPEE
- the grxD gene encoding Grx4 family monothiol glutaredoxin → MDNIIFDRIRSEITANDVVLFMKGTAVFPQCGFSAAAAQILTQLNIAFKDINVLEDSGIRQGIKDFAQWPTIPQLYVKGEFIGGCDIMREMFASGELQDLLRDKGVAFSDAA
- a CDS encoding TerC family protein, with the protein product MEWMLDPTMWAGFGTLVLLEIILGVDNLVFIAILADKLPPHQRDKARVIGLILALLMRVVLLLSISWMVTLTAPLFAVMGMEFSGRDLILLGGGLFLLMKATSEIHGRLEGFGHGNRNVSVVPSFGVVVAQIVVLDAVFSLDAVITAVGMTHDVGMMICAVTVAIGIMIVASKPLTRFVNAHPTVIMLCLGFLLLVGFSLVAEGMGAHIPKGYLYAAIGFSLLIEAFNQTALAKHRRRLADTTDYRQKTTDAVLRLLTGKGTTGHDDDGVSEMDMISLMKNNPNTDIFKPEEEKMIRSILALTNRDARSVMTPRPDLHWIDLDDEPDAILAEIESSPYSRIIATRGDIDNVVGIIDKDDLLSAYIRDGVPHIDRTLHAPLTVHETTDILRLLELFKEHPKDIVLVVDEYGATQGVVTHMDILEAIAGEIPGLEDVASAPSYTETAKGYTIDGLTPVEDVQELLNLPDLPDGDYATVAGLILSQASHVPDIGHTMTIGDWTLTVVEMDARRIKTVEAVQTGPSH
- the rodA gene encoding rod shape-determining protein RodA, translating into MLGSFDLQSGPTLSQKLANMNWGLIVLISLVAFIGIAALYSAGNGNMDPWASRQTVRFIFCMVAMIIVALIDQRFWYNMSYLIYAAGFVMLIFVEFMGQIGMGAQRWINLGFMQIQPSELMKLALVMALARYFNGARSEDLRRLTFLIPPALLILAPVGLVLLQPNLGTAVMLVVDGAALFFLGGAPIWLFIVGIAAGLAAIPLVWHFYMHDYQKQRVLTFLDPEADPLGSGYHIMQSKIALGSGGIEGKGFLNGSQSHLNFLPEKQTDFIFTLWAEEWGLTGGLVLLGLLLLIFIYCGWISFRCRHVYGRLLAFGLMVNFSLYVFINIAMVMGLIPVVGIPLPLVSYGGTSMLAAMIGFGLIISANIHRDSKLPRN